ACTTATTTGTATTTAAATTATGTTCTGAGAAAAGTGCTTTGCCTTCTTTTTCAAAGTAATTTTTTAAACCTTCTTGTATTAAAACTTTTGCCATATTACTGACAGTTCGAGACTCATTGGTGGCTAAGATCGTCAGCTGATCACAAAGTAACTCTGGAAGAACTACTTGAATTCTAGGGGATTTAGGCTTCCCATTTGTTGAATTCTGGCGGGTAGCCATGGGTAAATGTTGATAACTGTTACTTATTAGTATACACAGTTAGTCAAGGATAGTATCTTTGTGTATATTAATTAGTAAGGAATTATATGCCCGTATCAATTAATGATTTTATTGCCTTATGAAAAATTCAAGAAAACTTGATTCACCTAAACGGTCGATAATTGATAAAAAGAAAAAAAGATTAGTTAATTCGGATCCTTCTGAATATGAAAATAGCGATGTTTTGGTTTCAGCTGTTATCAGTCCATATTTGTTAACTCATCTTCACCATATTCTTCAACAGTCAGAGTATTACGCGCAAAAAGATGGTAGAAAATCTCATGCAGCTAATTTCGCCAAACTAAGAAAGGTTTTATGTTCAGATGCAAGAAGTATGGCAGATGCATCAGCGAAAGAAATAAAAGATACAGATAATGATTTATCTTTTAATGAATATAAAGAAAAAAATGCAGCTTGAGGTAATAATCTATTAGTAAATAGTATTTTAAAAAATGATTAGTAATGCTGAAAAGCTCTATAAATTAATAGCAAAAGACTCTAAACAGAAACAAAGTCTGTTTATGTTAGCTTTGACTAACCCTAAAAAAGCTCTAGACAAAATATGCGATATTGGTCATGAATTAGATATTTCAGTGACTAAAGAAGAAGTTATTGAATATTTAAGTACTATTGATGATGATGCAACTAAAATGTGGTTAGTTAAGGCTCGCGGAGGTCTTTAGGAAAAGGTTTCGAATAATTATTGTTTTGATTCGTCATTGGTTTAATTCTTTTATTGTAACCTCCTCCACCAGCTAAAGTCCAAAAGAACCAATAACTTGGAATTGCAAGAGCTGCAGCTATGAAAATTACTACAATTTGTTCTATTCTTTTCATAATTCAATTTTATTCCACAAAATATTTTTTAGTAAATAAGCCTACTATTTTGTAAATTCTATTTTAAAACAGTGATTAGATTTGAGGGTGTAAGCAAAATTTATTCGACCGATGTTGTTTTAAAAAATATTCACTGGGAGATTAAGAAAGGCGAGAAAGTTGGCTTAGTTGGTTCAAATGGTGCAGGTAAATCAACCCAATTTAAGATTTTAATTGGTGAGGAAGATCAAACAAGTGGAACGATTATCAAGGAAGGGAATCCTAAAATTGCTCATTTAAAACAAGAGTTAGATTGTCAATTAAATCGTTCAGTGAGAGAGGAATTAGAAAGTTCTTTCAAAGATGTACAAATTGTTTCCATTAAACTTTTAGAAATTGAGTCAAAAATGAAATCGTTGGATATAAGAAAAAATTCCAATGAACTTGAAATGTTAGTAAATCAGCTTGCAAAATATCAAGCAAAATTTGAAGCCTTAGGTGGGTATAAAATGCGTTCTGATGTAGAAAAAATATTGCCGAAGCTTGGTTTTTCTGCCGAAGATGCTGATAAATTAGTTGGAAATTTTTCAGGTGGTTGGCAAATGAAAGTGGCGCTTGGAAAAATAATCCTACAAAATCCTGATTTACTTTTACTAGATGAACCCACCAATCATTTGGATTTGGATACTATCTTCTGGTTGGAAGAGTATTTATCTTCTCTAAAGATTGCAATTATTATAATTAGCCATGATAGATATTTTTTAGATAAATTATGCGAAAAAATAATTTTTATAAATAGAGGGATATCTGAAATATATAATGGGAACTATTCTTTTTTCGTGGAGCAAAAATCTTTAAATGAGGAATCTCAAAATAAAGCATTTCAATTACAACAAAAAGAAATCGCAATCCAAAAGAAATATATAGAAAGATTTAGGGCTAGTGCAACAAGAAGTTCCCAAGCTAAAAGTCGAGAAAAACAATTAAAAAAGATTTCTAGAATTGAATCGCCTACTGCTACTTTAAAAAAAGTCTCTTTTAATTTTCCAGATTGTCCTCGTTCAGGAAAATCAGTTCTAACTATCAAAAATTTGTCGCATAGTTACGATCATAAAATTCTATTTTTAGATGTTAATTTGAAGGTTGCTGCAGGAGAAAAAATTGCAATATTAGGCCCTAATGGCTGTGGTAAATCTACATTACTAAAATTTATAATGAAAAGAATAACTCCTGAAATTGGAGAAATTAATTTTGGTAAACATAATGTAATTACAAGTTATTATGAACAGAACCAGGCTGAAGCACTTTCACTTCATGAAAAGGTTATTGATTTAATATGCAATAAATCTCCAGATTGGCCACAAAAAAAAGTAAGAACTTTTTTAGGAGGTTTTGGTTTTCAAAATGAAACTGTTTTTAAGACTATTAAACAACTTAGTGGCGGAGAAAAGGCAAGATTAGCCTTGGCGCTTATGATTATGACTCCCAGTAATTTTCTTCTATTGGATGAGCCCACCAATCATTTGGATCTTCAATCTAAGGAAAATTTAGAATTAGCAATTAAAAACTATAAGGGCTCACTATTAATCATTTCGCATGATAGATATTTCATTTCAAAAGTTGCAAATAGAATTATAGAAATAAAAGATTCAAAGTTATTTTCATACAATGGTAATTACGAATATTTTTTAGAAAAAAGAAAAGAGTAAAATAAAGTATTAAACATCATCTAATAATTTTTCTTTATATAGGTTGCCGTCATTTCTTGATCTAAAAATTACAAAAAAAATGAAAGTTTTGGCTTTTACTAATTTTTTAGATTACTAATATCAGTTGGTACTACTTTTAACTTAATTAATTTATTTCTTCGCCTTAATAATATATTTATTTGTTTAGTAATACCATGGCTACTGATTTGGTTTGTAACGTCTGAAGCTGTTTCGATATTTTTATTACCTACTTTGATAATGATGTCATCTTTCATAATTCCACTCTTATCAGCTGGACTATTTGGTACTACATAACCAACTTTTACGGCATTATTGTTTGTTTCATAATTTGTTTCATTTATTAGGCTTATCCCAATCATGGGATGTATTACTTTCCCATTATTTATGAGTTGATATGCAATATCTTTCGCTTTATTAATTGGGATTGCGAAACTTAAACCAGCCCCTGGACCTGATCTGATCAAGGTATTAATACCAATTACTTCTCCATTGCTATTCAATAGAGGTCCTCCTGAATTTCCAGGATTAATAGCTGCGTCTGTTTGAATTAGTTCAAGCTTTTTATCGTAAATTCCTAATTGAGTGACGTTTCTTTTGAGGTTACTGATAATACCAAGCGTAACTGTGTTTTCTAGTCCGAATGGATTTCCAACTGCAATTGCCCAATCACCAACTTTAATTTTTGTTGAATCACCCAATTGTGCAATTGGCCAAGGTCCATCTCCCTCAATCTTTAGTACAGCTAAATCAGTAAAAAAGTCTTGTCCTATAAGTTTTGCCTTTAATTTTTTGCCAGTAGTTAATCCAACGATTACTCTATCAGATCCATTGACAACATGAGAATTAGTCATTACAAGTCCGTCTGCGAAAATGAATCCACTTCCCTGGTTCTGTTCAATCCTTGGTTGATTATCGTAGGGTAAATCTAATCCAAAAAATCTTTCAAAATATGGGTCTATATTAAGTTGAGAATTTCTCGGAAATTTTCTTTTTTTAACATATCTTTGAGTATCAATAGTTACTACAGAAGGACCAGTTTTTTCTACAGCTTCAGATATGAAAGATCTTTTTGAATAAAAATTATCTTCATTAAAATTTGTTTTAGTTAATGGTTGGGATATTACATTTAATGGAAATATAATACCCATTGTAATTGCTGATGAGATTAATAATTTTTTGTGGTTATATGGTTTGAATTTCATTTTTATATACTTCTCTTTGACATTAAATAATTATCTATTAATGTAATTTTATAATAACTTCAAAAAAAATTTTTATTTAGTAAAGAGAATAAATTATTACCTTAAAATAGCTATTTCTCTTTTTTTCGAGCTATCATATTAATCATATATATTATTAATCTATAAGTTTAATGACACTCCTATTTCCAATTATATATTCAGCGGCCTTAACATATCTCGTTTGGAAAGCTTTTAAGATTATGTCTAATGGTTGGGGTATTTCTGGCATAGAAAAAAAACATTTTTACAAATCAAATCTAAAACAAAAAAAGTATACAATCCATCCAGAACTTCTTGATAAATCTGGAAACATAACAGAGGAGGAATTATTAACAGTAAGATTTTCAAATGATAATGATAATACCCTGGAAGAAAAAGGTTCAACCACTGATTAGTCAAATTTAAATTTAAGGTAAAACAATTGGAATTAAGAACAAAAATTGTCTCAGCAGTTATAAGATCTCTTAAGTTGCCACCTAGGTTTAGACTAAGAATGGTTAAAGAAGATCCTGTCAGGCTTGAATTAAGTTTAACTCCTTCTTATGGCAAAAATCCGATTATTGTTGGTTTAGTAGAATCTTTAGATTTAGTTGCTAGAAGAGATAGAGATGGAAGATTACCTAGAGATTTGCAAGGGACTTGGGATTGGACAGTAAGACATGGAAAAGTCAGTACAGGAGGATGGAATCCTATGTTAAAAGAAGCATTACAAACAATGTTTGATACAGGATTACCTGCAATTGTATATGAGGAATTAACTGGAGATGAGTATCGGCCTGTTGATGGTCTTAGACATGTTAAATAATTAATTTATTATTTATCGTAAATTCTTCCTCTTAACGTTAAAATATCTAAATAATCAATCTAGTTAATTATGAACGAAGAAAATCAGCCAAGATTTGGATTTGTTAATTTTGCTGAAACCTGGAATGGTCGTATGGCAATGATGGGTATTTTGATTGGTCTGGGTACTGAATTAATTACTGGACAAAGTATATTACGTCAAATTGGAATAGGTTAGAATTTCATTTAATTTCTACAGCTTTAACCTCGATTGTACTTTCACCTGGTTTTTTTTCTACTTGATTTCTGCTATTCATATTCTTAAAATCAGCACCACAATTAATACACTTTTCATTTAAAGACGAGGATATTGCACCACAACTAACACATGTATTGAGTTTAGACTTATAAAAATTAAAACCTATTGCTATAAGTATTAAAAATAAAACAGGAATTAGTAAAAAAAGGAGAAGGATATTTCCAAGCAGACTCATTAAAAAGTTAATCCCAAAAATTGGGATAACTAGTAAAAAAATTAATGAAAAAAACAGGAAATTTTGATTAGCTTTAAGAAAATAGTTCATAATAATTATTTTCTACTGTATCTTTTTTTATTAACTAAAGACATACTAGCAATTACGACACTCCAACATTGTCCAAAATATAAAATCACTCCTAGTAGCCATACCCATAAAGTAAGTACCAGAAAACCTCCAATGAAGCCATATGCTTGAAATCTTGTGCCAAGAGAAAGAATACTTTTACTTACTGCCAGATTCAAAGTTGTTAGGCCAATGCCAATAAGTAAAGATCCAGGTAATAGTGGTTTCAAAGGAACTTTCCTACTGGGTAAGAGTGCTTGTAATAAAAGAGCCATTAAAGAAAAGCCAATTAGTGGTATAGCAAATTGCCCAACTTGCAATAGCGGTAACTTTAGTAATAAATCAGAAATTAAATTATTAGATTTTGAAAGATTTTCTAAAACGTTACTTGGAATCATCCTAATGTTCGCACTAATCTGGTCCAATACCATTAAGAAACCTATAAAGAATACTATTAAAAAAGCTTCAACTCTATTTCTGAGAAACCTAGAAGCTTGTTCTCTCCAAGGAGCATTTATTTTTTTAGAAGGAAGTTCGTCTTCCCACAACCTATCTGAACCTCTTTGGAGAGATAAATATGCATTTCCTGCAGTAAAAAGCAAAAACATTGCCCCCAGAATACCTGCTCCAAAACCTTGATCAATTAACTTAAATAATGTTGTTTCGACTAATTCAACTACTGAAGGAGGCAAAATCTGAGCTGCAACAGAAATGATTTGTTCATCTAAACCTTCTTGTTTTCCTAAGAACCATGATGCTATTGAAAGAGAAATTAGCAGAATAGGAAAAAATGATTGTAGTGTGTAGTATGCAAACGCGGCGCTCAAATCAATACAATCAGATTTGCTCCATCTCTCACAAGCTCCCCACAAACTTTTCATTATCCAAGTTGTACTTCGCTGCATATTTATTTTCTTCAAATATTTATCACATATCTAATATTATTGTATCTAATTAATTTATTTTTCAAGCAGATATTGATCTATGATCCCACTATTTTTCTAATAATAAATTCCCCCATGGCTTTAAGATTTTCATTTTTTCTTCTGATTTACAGGCAATTAATGGGAAATTAATATTGCTTAAGTTTTGTCCTGAAACTAAATTTAAAGGGTCTGTTTTTAACCAGTCTATAGAACAATTTAGTTCCTCTAATAAAAGCCAGGCTGCCGCAATATCCCATATCTTGGGAGTTGATTCTATTGCTCCGAAAGTTTGTCCCATCGCGACACTTGTTAGATTCAAACTCGAGACACCTAGGAGCCTGATTTTTCCAGGAAATATTGAGTTTGGTTTTTTTTGCAAAATTTTTATAGACCTACTACATAAAGAAATGCATTCACTATGGTGATTCTTCTGGCTAGGGTTTATTTTTTGGTTATTTAACCAAACACCTTTGCCTTTGATTGATATAAACTTTTTTTTCAATGTTGGAATTATTAAAAAAGAAGATTGAGGTCTGCCATCTACGAATCTTGCTACAGATATAGACCAGTATGGAATACCTGCAGCAAAATTTGTTGTACCGTCTAGTGGATCTACTACCCAATATGCTTTTGTATCTGGAATTGACTTTCCTCCCTCTTCACTGAGTACACCTTCATCTGGAGTTATTGAAGCTAAACCATCAACGATTGTTTTATCACTCCATAAATCACAACTTGTTATTAATGATCCATCTGCTTTATTGCTAGCACTAATATTTCCAAAATCTCTTAGTTGACGCTGACTAACTAATTCAAATAAAGAGTCCAGTTTATTTAATTGATCAACAGTTAAATTTGTATGTTTCATATTGGAATATTGCAAATGGATTCTTTATCAATGTTTTTATTAATATTTTCCGAGCAATTTTTGTTTTTTTCAAGGAAAGTTAATTTTTCTAATTCATCTAGTTTCACATTGAAATTATAAATTGCGTCAATATTTTTTGATTTTGCATTACTTAATTCACTTTGTCTTAGAAGTACATCTTTAAGAGTAGATATTCCAACATCATATCTAAGTCTGGAAAGTCTTACAGATTCTTTACTAGATTCAATTTCTTGGAAAGATGAAATTATTTTCTCTTCATTTAATTTAAGATTCAAATAAGCTTGACTAATCTTTGTGGTCAAAACATTTTTTAGATTTTCAAAAGCATATTCTTCAGCCTTTGCATCTTTTATTTTTGACTTGTAAGAGTTATTGTTCTGCCCACCATTAAAAATATTCCATGCAAAATTTAGACTTATAGTATTTGTATAGTTTGATCCAGATTCTTCAGAATCTATATTAGGTGATAAAGAGTCACCCCTGGAGAATATACTTGAGAATGTGTTGCTAATATAAATTTTTGGCTTATTTTGAGATAAAAAACTATTTGCTTGACTCCTTTTAATAGATTTTTGAAGAAGAAGGTTTTTTAAAGAAAGATTTTTATCGATACCATCTTTAATATTGTCATTCAATTTATGGTTCCAGAAACCTATTAAATTTTGCTTTTTACTTACTTCTATGTCTCCTTTTATGTTGAGGATTTCTTTTAGTAAAATTTTGTTAATTTCATGTTCAATTTTCTTTTCAAAAAGAGACTGTTTATCTCTAGATAACTGAGCTTCTGCTTCTAGAACCTCAAATTTTGTACCAACTCCAGCCTCTAACTTTGCTTTAGCATTATTCAAACTCGTAATCGACAAATTAAGTGTAAATTTTTTATTTTCTATATCCTGATATGACTTTTGATACTTATGGTATCTTAATTTTGCTTCTTGAATTAAATCTTTTCTCTTTATCTCATAGTTATTTTTTGCAATTTTGAAATTTTCTCTTGCAATTTTAATTTCTGATCCCCTAAGCGGATCTACTAAATCCCACCTAAAAATAATAGAAGGATTAGCTGTAAATTGTGATGTTTTCAAAGTCTCTAAATTACTATTATAATTTTTACCTGCGGTATATTTTGGTAATCCATTAGCTTGAAAATCTAGGGAAGGGTATCTTTTTGCAATTTGACTTGAAAGATTAAAGCTTGCTGAGGCAGTTAAATTTTGTAGCGATTTTAACTCTGGATTATTTAAGATAATTTTCTGTATATTTTCATAATTAATAAAAGAATTATTTGTTTTTTGTTCTAAACCTCTATTGATATTGTTTTTTGTTTCGCTCGAATGAACATTTATTGAATTAATACAAAAAGTAAGAGGTAAAAATAAAATAGGATTTATTACTCTTCTAAGCATTTTTTAAAGTAGAAGTGTTACTCGATTTTCCAATCAAAGTATCTATAATATCATTTGAATCATCTAGAACGTGAATTTTAGTTTTTAATTGATCTTCCACGTCTTTAATATTTTTATCATCTAGAAATAAATCAGTATTCAGTTTTAACATAATTGATGGTAAGTAAATAGCATCTCCTAATTCTTTATCTTTAAGCCCGCAAATTATATCTTCACCTGTAAGAAGTCCAGTTACAACTTGTTCTTGCCCCCAATAAATACTGGGTAAACCATATAAATTAATGGTTAATCCATCGATTAAGTTTAATTTTTTAACTATAGGAATTAGTGCTTCATAAACTAATTTACCAACAACCCAACTAATTGTTTTGGGCTGATTTACTTTTTTGGGGAGGTTTTTAGTCTTTTCACTTAATGTTTTGAGAAAGCTTCTAATTGAACCTACTCCATTTGACTCTTGAGGCATATCTTCGTAGGTATTGTAACTAGGTAAATTTCTACCAGCAATTAAATACCATTCGTCTGCTAACCAACAAAAACGAGTTCCAAGATTTTTTTGTAATAAGGATTGAATTCTCTCTACTTTTTTGATGATCTTAATCGCGTATTCTGAACTTATTGATTTTAAGCCATCATTGGCAGGTCTAAATTTTGTAAGTCCTACAGGAACTATCGCAACTGAGAGGACTGTTTGAGTAGTTTTTTTAAAGAATTCAGCAAGATCTAAAATTGATTTCTCAAGAATCTCGCCGTCATTTATATTTGGACATACGACAATTTGAGCATGAATTTGTATAGAGTTTTTTTCAAACCATGAAATTTGATCAAGGATTGCCCTTGCTTTTTTATTTTTTAATAAATTTTCTCTAGTATCAGGATCAGTAGCATGAACCGAAATAAAAAGTGGAGATAGTTTTTGTGCAGAAATTCTTTCCCAGTCTTCATTTTTTAAATTAGTGAGAGTAAGATAAGAACCATAAAGGAAACTTAATCTATAGTCATCATCTTTTACGTAAAGACTTTTTCTTTTACCGCTTGGCTGTTGATCAATAAAACAAAATGGACATCTATTATTGCATTGCTTGATTGAATCGAATAATGCATCTTTAAAATTAATACCTAAATTAACGTCCTGATCTTTTTCGATACTTATATTATGAATTTCATCATTTTTATCTAGAACTGATATGTTTAAAATCTCTTCACTAATTAGAATTTGATAATCAATTAAATCTCTTGGTTTTTTTCCATTTATACTGATTATCGAATCACCTGATTCAAATCCTATTTCTTGAGCAATTGAATTAGCTTCAATACTTTCAATTTCTGCAGGGTTTATTCTATAAGTAATATTAGGAACCAAAAGATCATTGTGATCTTCTTTGTAATTAATTTCTTGCCACACAATTTAAGGCCAAATACTCTTATTATTATTTATTCTAAACTTACATATGACTCAAAGTGTATTAAATACTTTTAAAAAACTAAATATAGGTTTGAAATTATGGGCATTTGATTTATTAAAATATGGCATTCGCAGTTTTCTAAAACACGATTTAGATTAATTAAATAACTTTTTTCATTGAAAGAATTAATTACAAAAAATTTAGAAGTGAAAGATAAATTCAACAATGAATTGCACAATACAGTTGATTCATTCGAAGATAGTTTTTTATCAAATCCTGTATCTTTAAGATTATGGTCTTCTTTTTTTGTAATTTTACCTATTTTTGTTCAAGCCCCTTGGGTTAGATTAGAACCAATAAGTGCTCTTTGTTTTACATTTGTTATTCTCTTAGTGGCATTTCTTCTGAATAAGAAAGGATCTAATAAGTGGTTTATTGTCAGTTCATTATTACTTGGGGTGGCAGGTAGTTGGCTTGGAGGATGTTTGTTCTGGGGATGGTTAAGCCCATTTCCTATTCTACATATACCTGTTGAAGCTGTAGTTCTCCCATTAGCTTTAATTGGATTTGGTACTAATTGGAAAATAGGTTCAAGTTTTTATATATCTTCTTTATTTGGAACCGCAGTTACCGACATTACAATATTTTTAATCGGAATCATGGATCAATGGAGGCAGGTTATTACAGCAGATTCTGAAAATGCACCGATAATTCTTCAAGAAACCTCAGAGAGTCTTATACATATAAAATCATTATCTATTATTGTTTTTGTTGCTCTTATACTTTGGTTTATTTCAAAAGAAATCCTAGATTCTGCCACAATTAATACTACTAGTGGTAAAGCACTCTTAGTTTCTAGTTATGTAATTCAAACGACATTAATTGTGGATGGTATTTTTATTTTTTTAGCAATTCTGCAACCAACTTTAAGTGGGTTAGTTTAATGTTAAGGCCTCCATTTTCGCAAGAACAGATTCCAATAAATAATTGGGATGTAATCGTTGTAGGCGCTGGAGCTGCCGGCCTTATGACTTGTCTTGAATTACCCGCAAATTTAAATGTGCTTCTTTTAAATAGAAATACTAGTAAGATATCTTCCAGTAGATGGGCTCAAGGAGGAATTGCATCTGTTGTTAGGCAAGATGATTCATTTGATCTGCATGCTGAAGATACTTTAAAAGCAGGAGATGGACTATGTGATTTTCAAGCTGTAGAAATGCTGGTTAAAGAAGCTCCAGGTTGTGTAGAAAGGTTGCAGAATTTAGGTATGATTTTTGATCAAAGTTCTGATCAACTTTCTACTACCTTGGAAGCAGCCCATTCACGAAGAAGAGTCTTACATGTTAAAGATCGTACAGGAAGAGCATTAGTTGAAGTTCTAGAAGATCATATTGAGAATCAAAACAATATTCTTCACTGCAGGGGTGTAAGAGTTACTGAACTTCTCATTGAAAATAAAGAATGTAGAGGAGTACAGGTTCTTGATGGAGCAAATTTATATTGGATTAAATCTAGAGCCGTTGTGTTGGCTACAGGTGGGGGTGGGCACTTATTTACAAATACAACAAATCCTCCTCAATCCTCTGGTGAGGGCATTGCTCTTGCATGGAAAGCAGGAGCTGCTATCGAAGATTTAGAGTTTGTTCAATTTCATCCAACCGCTTTAAAATTTTATGGTGCACCTTGCTTCTTAATATCTGAGGCACTTAGAGGAGAAGGAGCGATTTTAGTTGATAAAAATGGTGAAAGTCCAGTTAAAAATCTCGAAAATCGTGATCTAGCTACTAGAGATCAGGTAAGTAGAGCAATTATGAAAAATATGCATGATAATAATGTAGACCATGTTGGCTTAGATCTTAGGTATATTGACCCAGAAAAAATTGTAGAGCGCTTTCCCACGATCTTAAGTAGATGTCAGGATTATGGCGTTAACCCTTTAAATGAGGTTATTCCTGTAGCCCCTGCAGCTCATTATTGGATGGGAGGTGTTAAAACTGATCTAAATGCATCTTCAACAAGAAAAGGATTATATGCAGTTGGAGAAGTTGCTTCTACAGGTGTGCATGGTGCTAATAGGCTTGCAAGTAATTCACTGATGGAGTGTCTTGTTTTCGCAAGAAAAATGTCTTCAATTGTTTTGAATGACCTTTCTAAATTTGAAAAATTTGATAGATCATTTCAAGAGTTTGATATTGAAGATCCTAAAGAAGATCAAATTTCTATAATCGCTGAAAAAATTGATGAACTAAGAAGACTATGTTGGTTAAATTTAGGTGTATCTCGAAATAAGGTAAATATGAGGAAATTTTTAAATTACATTCAAAATGATATAGATAAATTAAATAAAAATGATTTACTAAATAGTCTTGAAAAAATAAAATTTGATCAAAAAATAAAACTTAGTGAACGCAATAGGAGGGCATTAAATCTTTTACTTGATTTAAAGAATAGACAAATAACCACCATAACTTTATTAAAAGCTTGTCTATATAGAGAAGAAAGTAGAGGAGGTCATTATAGAGATGATTTCCCTGAAAAAGATAAAAATTGGGAATGCCATACTAGACAACAGTTAGATCAAAAAATTCAAAAAAGATTTATTAAAAATTAAGATCTCCAGGATAGTTAGTTTTTGTTGCTAATTCATTTAAGTCACGAGTACCACTAATAATTTCTCCATTTATTTCCCAAGAAGGAAATCCACTGATTCCTTTCGTTTGGCATAGCTCATACTCATTATCTTTACCATCTTTAGCACATTCAACTACTTTTAATTCTTTAACTGCTTCCCTACCAAATAATTGTTTCTGATCGTGGCAATGCGGGCACCAGTATGCACTATACATAACAATATTGCTTTCATTTAGAAATTTTGCAAACTTTACCTTCTGGGGCGAGCTTGAAGTGGTAATTATTGGCGATACATTTTCAATGGGGTTTGCAACATCAATAGCATTTGAGGGGTCAACGTTTGTTGACCAAATTAGTCCTCCCAGTAGAACACTAATGGCTACAATGAAACCTCTAAAAATCATAGGTTCTCTACTTTCGAACTTTGCTCCAATCATAGAAATTATAAAGATAGAAAACGATAAAATTGCTGAAAGTATACAAAAAAAGCAATATGCTTGAATCTTAAAAAACATTATATTTATCAATAAAAAGCTAAATGTTGATGACGCACAAGAAATTAGAAATACTAACCACCATAAAAACTTATTTAGTTTTTCTTTTGGGGAAATTAAATTAAGCGAGAGTATTATTGTGATAATTATTATTGATAAATATGTTATGAATCCAGCTAATGAGAGAGGTATATTAACTTGATTATTTTCAAATAAAGTTCCCCAAGGACTATTTAAAACTGTTTCACAACCATTTTTTATCCCTGGGCATGAAAGCGAAGTAAATAATCCCCAGTTTTTTAAAGTAATCGAACCAGTGTCAACTAAGCCTATAGTGCTAAGAATTGCGATTATGATTTTTGGCCATTTCAAATCTTTTTTATTTCTTCTGTTTAAAGTCTTAAGCGCCATATAAAATCAAAGTTTGATATTTACATTATCTATCCTAATATTATCTTGGCATGAGAGTTATATACGAAATGCTGTTTAAATCTTTTAATTTTTATTTTTCAAGTTGTGAAGCAAAATAGTCTCAATTTA
This region of Prochlorococcus marinus str. GP2 genomic DNA includes:
- a CDS encoding TIGR03279 family radical SAM protein — encoded protein: MWQEINYKEDHNDLLVPNITYRINPAEIESIEANSIAQEIGFESGDSIISINGKKPRDLIDYQILISEEILNISVLDKNDEIHNISIEKDQDVNLGINFKDALFDSIKQCNNRCPFCFIDQQPSGKRKSLYVKDDDYRLSFLYGSYLTLTNLKNEDWERISAQKLSPLFISVHATDPDTRENLLKNKKARAILDQISWFEKNSIQIHAQIVVCPNINDGEILEKSILDLAEFFKKTTQTVLSVAIVPVGLTKFRPANDGLKSISSEYAIKIIKKVERIQSLLQKNLGTRFCWLADEWYLIAGRNLPSYNTYEDMPQESNGVGSIRSFLKTLSEKTKNLPKKVNQPKTISWVVGKLVYEALIPIVKKLNLIDGLTINLYGLPSIYWGQEQVVTGLLTGEDIICGLKDKELGDAIYLPSIMLKLNTDLFLDDKNIKDVEDQLKTKIHVLDDSNDIIDTLIGKSSNTSTLKNA
- a CDS encoding DUF3120 domain-containing protein; translation: MKELITKNLEVKDKFNNELHNTVDSFEDSFLSNPVSLRLWSSFFVILPIFVQAPWVRLEPISALCFTFVILLVAFLLNKKGSNKWFIVSSLLLGVAGSWLGGCLFWGWLSPFPILHIPVEAVVLPLALIGFGTNWKIGSSFYISSLFGTAVTDITIFLIGIMDQWRQVITADSENAPIILQETSESLIHIKSLSIIVFVALILWFISKEILDSATINTTSGKALLVSSYVIQTTLIVDGIFIFLAILQPTLSGLV
- a CDS encoding TolC family protein, translated to MLRRVINPILFLPLTFCINSINVHSSETKNNINRGLEQKTNNSFINYENIQKIILNNPELKSLQNLTASASFNLSSQIAKRYPSLDFQANGLPKYTAGKNYNSNLETLKTSQFTANPSIIFRWDLVDPLRGSEIKIARENFKIAKNNYEIKRKDLIQEAKLRYHKYQKSYQDIENKKFTLNLSITSLNNAKAKLEAGVGTKFEVLEAEAQLSRDKQSLFEKKIEHEINKILLKEILNIKGDIEVSKKQNLIGFWNHKLNDNIKDGIDKNLSLKNLLLQKSIKRSQANSFLSQNKPKIYISNTFSSIFSRGDSLSPNIDSEESGSNYTNTISLNFAWNIFNGGQNNNSYKSKIKDAKAEEYAFENLKNVLTTKISQAYLNLKLNEEKIISSFQEIESSKESVRLSRLRYDVGISTLKDVLLRQSELSNAKSKNIDAIYNFNVKLDELEKLTFLEKNKNCSENINKNIDKESICNIPI
- the nadB gene encoding L-aspartate oxidase encodes the protein MLRPPFSQEQIPINNWDVIVVGAGAAGLMTCLELPANLNVLLLNRNTSKISSSRWAQGGIASVVRQDDSFDLHAEDTLKAGDGLCDFQAVEMLVKEAPGCVERLQNLGMIFDQSSDQLSTTLEAAHSRRRVLHVKDRTGRALVEVLEDHIENQNNILHCRGVRVTELLIENKECRGVQVLDGANLYWIKSRAVVLATGGGGHLFTNTTNPPQSSGEGIALAWKAGAAIEDLEFVQFHPTALKFYGAPCFLISEALRGEGAILVDKNGESPVKNLENRDLATRDQVSRAIMKNMHDNNVDHVGLDLRYIDPEKIVERFPTILSRCQDYGVNPLNEVIPVAPAAHYWMGGVKTDLNASSTRKGLYAVGEVASTGVHGANRLASNSLMECLVFARKMSSIVLNDLSKFEKFDRSFQEFDIEDPKEDQISIIAEKIDELRRLCWLNLGVSRNKVNMRKFLNYIQNDIDKLNKNDLLNSLEKIKFDQKIKLSERNRRALNLLLDLKNRQITTITLLKACLYREESRGGHYRDDFPEKDKNWECHTRQQLDQKIQKRFIKN
- a CDS encoding vitamin K epoxide reductase family protein translates to MALKTLNRRNKKDLKWPKIIIAILSTIGLVDTGSITLKNWGLFTSLSCPGIKNGCETVLNSPWGTLFENNQVNIPLSLAGFITYLSIIIITIILSLNLISPKEKLNKFLWWLVFLISCASSTFSFLLINIMFFKIQAYCFFCILSAILSFSIFIISMIGAKFESREPMIFRGFIVAISVLLGGLIWSTNVDPSNAIDVANPIENVSPIITTSSSPQKVKFAKFLNESNIVMYSAYWCPHCHDQKQLFGREAVKELKVVECAKDGKDNEYELCQTKGISGFPSWEINGEIISGTRDLNELATKTNYPGDLNF